Proteins encoded together in one Acidimicrobiales bacterium window:
- the rodA gene encoding rod shape-determining protein RodA encodes MVDLRRPDFDRPKVLRHVDLVLPVLALAVSLVGVLMVYSATRGPVTEIRPGETFYLGRQARMVAVGLASMVVAAWFGHRRLQRLVPLVYLATLGVLVAVLVVGIEVKGARAWFQVAGNQFQPSELGKVVLILTLAAWLGRTEEPSGQRVAGAVALAGLPVVLIVLQPDLGTVLVYGAIAVGMVLVAGAKGRHLLILGLLLLTGLVGVLRSEVLEDYQVRRLMVFVDEETDTAASYNLEQAQVAIGNGGLTGRGLFQGTQNNSELVPEQQTDFIFTVVAEETGFVGSALVLGIVGLLLLRVWRIGRLADDRFGMLVSAGVYTMLLFQVFQSVGMSTGIMPITGIPFPLVSYGGSSVVTTFISLGLVQSVHMRRHERQVGA; translated from the coding sequence ATGGTCGACCTCCGTCGCCCGGACTTCGACCGGCCGAAAGTTCTACGTCACGTCGACTTGGTGCTGCCGGTCCTGGCTCTCGCGGTTTCCCTGGTCGGGGTACTGATGGTCTACTCAGCCACCCGAGGCCCGGTCACCGAGATCCGGCCGGGCGAGACCTTCTACCTCGGACGGCAGGCCCGGATGGTGGCCGTAGGCCTGGCCTCCATGGTGGTAGCCGCCTGGTTTGGCCACCGTCGACTCCAGCGCTTGGTTCCCCTGGTCTACCTGGCCACCCTGGGGGTCCTGGTGGCCGTCCTGGTGGTCGGCATTGAGGTGAAGGGCGCCAGGGCGTGGTTTCAGGTCGCGGGCAATCAATTCCAACCGTCGGAGCTGGGAAAGGTGGTGCTCATCCTTACCCTGGCCGCTTGGTTGGGTCGGACCGAGGAACCCAGCGGACAGAGGGTTGCCGGAGCGGTAGCGCTGGCTGGGCTCCCCGTCGTGCTGATCGTCCTCCAGCCAGACCTTGGCACCGTGCTGGTCTACGGGGCTATCGCGGTCGGGATGGTGCTGGTGGCCGGCGCCAAGGGCCGGCACCTCCTCATCCTGGGTCTGCTCCTGCTAACCGGTCTTGTGGGCGTCTTACGGTCTGAGGTACTAGAGGACTATCAGGTCCGGCGGCTAATGGTCTTCGTGGACGAGGAGACGGACACGGCGGCCAGCTACAACCTGGAACAGGCCCAGGTGGCTATCGGCAATGGTGGGCTGACGGGCCGTGGGTTGTTCCAAGGAACCCAGAACAACTCCGAGCTAGTTCCCGAACAGCAGACCGACTTCATATTCACCGTGGTGGCCGAAGAGACGGGGTTCGTGGGAAGCGCCCTTGTGCTGGGCATCGTGGGTCTACTCCTCCTACGGGTGTGGCGGATCGGTCGCCTTGCCGACGACCGCTTCGGCATGCTGGTCTCGGCTGGGGTGTACACCATGCTCCTGTTCCAGGTGTTCCAGAGCGTCGGGATGTCGACCGGAATCATGCCCATCACCGGAATCCCGTTCCCGTTGGTCAGCTACGGCGGATCATCTGTAGTGACGACGTTCATCTCACTTGGCCTCGTCCAGAGCGTGCATATGCGTCGCCACGAGCGCCAGGTCGGTGCCTGA
- a CDS encoding TIGR03960 family B12-binding radical SAM protein produces the protein MSSLWLELERVLGEVQKPARYIGCEDGMTVPVHHPDRVAWLLVYPDTYEVGLPNQGLQILYEILNERPDAVAERSYAPWTDMAAVLRREGLPLFSVDTHRPAADFDVLAFNLSAELVYTNVLECLDLAGIPLRTSDRNAGHPLVLVGGHCSYNPEPLADFIDAAVLGDGEEVVAEITETVTAWRAEGHGSRSGLLRRLASVPGVYVPSLYRAEFDEGILTSITPLDDAPPVVEKRTVADLADWPYPKRQLVPLTEVVHDRLNVEVFRGCTRGCRFCQAGMITRPVRERPADQVRTMVTEGLRRTGYDEVALTSLSTADFSGIEQVVAETVADDACGQVSVSLPSLRVDAFTVGIAAEIQRARRTGLTFAPEAGSWRMRQVINKLISEEDLYAAVESAYSQGWRRVKLYFLTGLPTETDEDTLGILEMARRCVEVGRVHQHNPSVTVSVGGFVPKPFTPFQWFGQNTERELRRKVGLLRDELKRRPKTYRGVQLKWHDARASVVEGLMSRGDRRLGAIIEDVWRSGGVFQEWSEHFDIRLWEDALDRHGLSLEDFVYRHRTEDEVLPWDHLSAGLHKDFLWQDWRDALEAVGLEDCRWTPCYDCGACTGYGIEHVVASAVPPAGGSQGTGQDLSTGGTVPVMLRTRPSADQSPEAVGV, from the coding sequence ATGAGTTCGCTTTGGCTCGAACTCGAACGTGTCCTCGGCGAGGTCCAGAAGCCGGCCCGCTACATCGGATGTGAGGACGGGATGACCGTCCCGGTCCACCACCCGGACAGGGTGGCCTGGCTCCTCGTCTACCCGGACACCTACGAGGTCGGCCTTCCCAATCAGGGTCTACAGATCCTGTACGAGATCCTCAACGAACGGCCCGATGCGGTGGCCGAGCGGAGTTACGCGCCCTGGACTGACATGGCAGCCGTGCTCCGGCGTGAGGGGCTCCCGCTGTTTTCGGTGGATACCCACCGCCCGGCCGCCGACTTCGACGTGTTGGCTTTCAACTTGTCCGCCGAGCTCGTCTACACCAACGTCCTGGAATGTTTGGACCTGGCGGGAATTCCGCTCCGAACGAGCGACCGCAACGCCGGGCATCCGCTGGTGCTGGTGGGCGGGCACTGCTCTTACAACCCGGAGCCTCTGGCCGACTTCATTGACGCAGCGGTACTGGGCGACGGCGAAGAGGTGGTGGCCGAGATTACCGAAACGGTGACTGCGTGGAGGGCCGAAGGACACGGCTCCCGAAGCGGCCTCCTACGACGCCTGGCGAGCGTGCCCGGCGTGTACGTCCCCTCGCTGTACCGGGCGGAGTTCGATGAGGGAATCCTGACGTCGATCACCCCGCTGGACGACGCCCCGCCAGTGGTCGAGAAGCGCACGGTGGCCGACCTGGCCGACTGGCCATACCCGAAGCGGCAACTGGTGCCGCTGACCGAGGTGGTCCACGACCGTCTCAATGTCGAGGTCTTCCGGGGATGCACCCGGGGCTGCCGGTTCTGCCAGGCCGGGATGATCACCCGCCCGGTCCGGGAACGGCCCGCCGACCAGGTACGGACCATGGTGACTGAGGGCCTCCGCCGGACCGGCTATGACGAGGTAGCCCTGACGTCGTTGAGCACCGCCGACTTCAGCGGAATCGAGCAGGTGGTAGCCGAGACGGTGGCCGATGATGCCTGTGGCCAGGTGTCAGTCTCGCTTCCCAGCCTGCGGGTGGACGCCTTCACGGTGGGGATTGCCGCCGAGATCCAACGGGCTCGGAGGACCGGACTGACTTTCGCCCCGGAGGCTGGTAGCTGGCGTATGCGCCAGGTCATCAACAAGCTCATCAGCGAAGAGGACCTCTACGCAGCGGTGGAGTCGGCCTACTCACAGGGATGGCGCCGGGTGAAGCTGTACTTCCTGACCGGCCTGCCCACCGAGACCGACGAGGACACACTGGGGATCTTGGAGATGGCCCGACGGTGCGTGGAGGTGGGCCGGGTCCACCAGCACAACCCGTCGGTCACCGTCTCGGTCGGAGGCTTTGTCCCTAAGCCATTCACCCCGTTCCAATGGTTTGGGCAGAACACCGAGCGGGAACTCCGGCGCAAGGTCGGGCTCCTTCGCGACGAGCTGAAGCGCCGCCCGAAGACTTACCGGGGTGTCCAGTTGAAGTGGCATGACGCCCGGGCATCGGTGGTTGAGGGGCTCATGAGTCGGGGCGATCGGCGTCTTGGGGCGATCATCGAGGACGTGTGGCGATCCGGAGGCGTCTTCCAGGAGTGGAGCGAACACTTCGACATACGCCTCTGGGAGGATGCGCTGGATCGTCACGGGCTATCTCTTGAGGACTTCGTGTACCGGCACCGCACCGAGGACGAGGTGTTGCCCTGGGATCACCTGTCGGCCGGCCTCCACAAGGACTTCCTGTGGCAGGACTGGCGCGATGCCTTGGAGGCGGTCGGGTTGGAGGACTGCCGCTGGACTCCCTGTTACGACTGCGGGGCCTGTACCGGCTACGGGATCGAGCACGTGGTTGCGTCGGCCGTCCCCCCGGCCGGCGGAAGCCAGGGCACCGGTCAGGACCTGAGCACAGGGGGAACGGTGCCGGTCATGCTCCGAACGCGCCCGTCGGCCGACCAGAGTCCCGAAGCGGTGGGTGTGTAA
- a CDS encoding TIGR03936 family radical SAM-associated protein: protein MRVRIRFHKKGKVRFTSHRDVARIWERALRKAEVAVSYSQGFSPRPKLSFGLALSTGHESEAEFLDLELAGEIAEAGEWTPERGVAMAARLSSALPVGLDVVAVAPIEKGDSLQKAVMACTWSIEVDHVDRAGAEAWVADVLAREEIVVERERKGRPVVDDLRPHVLSLDVAGTTETGVRLLADLGTQPRALRPTELLAAVDPPLTARTVCRMHQWMSQGDDREEPLMAPVCPAPSASVST from the coding sequence ATGAGGGTTCGGATTCGCTTCCACAAGAAAGGCAAAGTCCGCTTTACGAGCCACCGCGACGTGGCCCGGATCTGGGAACGGGCGCTGCGGAAGGCTGAGGTGGCGGTGTCCTACAGCCAGGGGTTCTCCCCCCGGCCGAAGCTCTCGTTCGGACTGGCCCTGTCGACCGGTCACGAGTCAGAGGCCGAGTTCCTCGACCTCGAACTGGCCGGGGAGATCGCCGAGGCGGGGGAGTGGACCCCTGAGCGGGGTGTGGCGATGGCCGCTCGTCTGAGTAGCGCGCTGCCAGTGGGTCTCGACGTGGTCGCTGTGGCCCCTATCGAGAAAGGTGATTCGCTCCAGAAGGCCGTGATGGCCTGTACATGGTCTATCGAAGTCGACCATGTCGACCGGGCTGGAGCGGAAGCGTGGGTGGCCGACGTGCTGGCCCGCGAGGAGATCGTCGTCGAGCGCGAGCGTAAGGGACGGCCGGTGGTCGATGACCTCCGCCCCCACGTGCTTTCACTGGACGTCGCCGGGACGACGGAAACCGGGGTTCGCCTACTGGCTGACCTAGGGACCCAACCCCGAGCACTCAGGCCAACCGAGCTGTTGGCGGCGGTGGATCCGCCGCTCACGGCGCGAACTGTGTGCAGGATGCACCAATGGATGTCGCAGGGAGACGACCGCGAGGAGCCGCTAATGGCCCCGGTCTGCCCTGCCCCGTCGGCGAGCGTGTCGACGTGA
- a CDS encoding Rne/Rng family ribonuclease has protein sequence MEAVTDDGPLELDEDTLKRRRGRERRGKPIGRYLMCVSVNGGVTQIAVLEGRQLIEHYLSRPADDVSEIHGNVYLAKVQNVLPGMEAAFVDIGTPKNAVLYQGDLQYTDTDFEGKGRPRIEQVLKSKQTILAQVTKNPIAHKGARLTQEVSLPGRFVVLVPNSTTYGISKRLSDSERKRLRSILDRTKPKQHGIIVRTAAEGITAEEIERDVRRLVQQWEEIEALSGRSQSPSLLYREPEMAFRFIREEFNKDFRGVVIDDPEMFERVRTYVESVNPALADRITYHDPETESLPLFERHHVHEQLRKALDRKVWLPSGGSLIIEHTEALTVIDVNTGKNVGRSSLEETVFRNNLEAAEEIARQLRLRDIGGIIVIDFVDMEVKANREAVATTLRSSLGRDKTRTQVFDISELGLVEMTRKRIGEGLLESFATACEDCRGRGRILDDDLLAGSGRAGRR, from the coding sequence GTGGAGGCCGTTACCGATGATGGACCGTTAGAGCTGGACGAGGACACCCTCAAGCGACGACGAGGCCGGGAGCGGCGAGGCAAGCCAATCGGTCGGTACCTCATGTGCGTCAGTGTCAACGGCGGCGTGACCCAGATCGCCGTGCTGGAGGGGCGACAGCTCATCGAGCACTACCTGTCTCGTCCGGCCGACGACGTCAGCGAGATCCACGGCAACGTCTACCTAGCCAAGGTCCAGAATGTGCTGCCCGGCATGGAAGCGGCGTTCGTGGATATCGGCACGCCTAAGAACGCAGTGCTCTACCAGGGCGACCTCCAGTACACAGACACCGACTTCGAGGGCAAGGGCCGGCCTCGCATTGAGCAAGTCCTGAAGTCAAAGCAGACGATCCTGGCTCAGGTCACCAAGAACCCGATCGCCCACAAGGGGGCCCGGCTGACTCAGGAGGTTTCCCTCCCCGGCCGGTTCGTGGTGCTGGTGCCCAACAGCACCACCTATGGGATTTCCAAGCGCCTGTCAGATTCCGAGAGGAAACGCCTCCGGTCGATCTTGGATCGAACCAAGCCCAAGCAGCACGGGATCATCGTGCGGACGGCCGCCGAGGGCATCACCGCTGAGGAGATCGAGCGAGACGTCCGTCGCCTAGTCCAGCAGTGGGAGGAGATTGAGGCCCTGTCCGGGCGGTCGCAATCCCCGAGCCTCTTGTACCGCGAGCCCGAAATGGCCTTCCGGTTCATCCGCGAGGAGTTCAACAAGGACTTTCGAGGCGTGGTCATCGATGATCCGGAGATGTTCGAGAGGGTCCGGACCTACGTGGAGAGCGTCAACCCGGCCCTGGCAGACCGGATCACCTACCACGACCCGGAGACCGAGTCCCTGCCCCTGTTCGAGCGCCACCACGTGCACGAGCAGCTGCGTAAGGCTCTGGATCGCAAGGTGTGGCTGCCATCGGGCGGATCGCTGATCATCGAGCACACCGAAGCCCTGACGGTGATCGACGTCAATACGGGTAAGAACGTTGGGCGGTCGAGCCTTGAGGAGACCGTGTTCCGAAACAACCTGGAAGCTGCCGAGGAGATTGCCCGCCAACTCCGGCTCCGTGACATCGGCGGCATCATCGTGATCGACTTTGTTGACATGGAGGTCAAGGCGAACCGGGAGGCTGTGGCCACCACGTTGCGTTCTTCCCTGGGTCGGGACAAGACCCGGACCCAGGTCTTCGATATCTCCGAACTGGGCCTAGTGGAGATGACTCGCAAGCGGATCGGAGAGGGCCTACTGGAGTCGTTCGCCACCGCGTGTGAGGACTGTCGGGGTCGGGGTCGGATTCTGGACGACGACCTCCTAGCCGGATCAGGTCGGGCAGGCCGCCGGTGA
- the rplU gene encoding 50S ribosomal protein L21: MYAVIATGGKQYRVEEGQRVLVERLGAVGGDVELTPVMVVDGDDVLATPEALAGSSVSVRIVGDAKAPKIRGFTYKNKSNQRRRWGHRQHLAEIEITGITRG, encoded by the coding sequence ATGTACGCAGTGATCGCCACTGGTGGAAAGCAGTACCGGGTCGAGGAGGGCCAGCGGGTTCTCGTCGAACGCCTGGGAGCCGTGGGCGGCGACGTCGAGTTGACCCCCGTGATGGTGGTGGACGGCGACGACGTGTTGGCTACCCCGGAGGCCCTCGCCGGTTCGAGCGTGTCGGTCCGCATCGTGGGAGACGCCAAGGCACCCAAGATCAGGGGCTTCACCTACAAGAACAAGAGCAACCAGCGTCGCCGGTGGGGCCACCGCCAACATTTGGCCGAGATCGAAATTACCGGGATCACGAGGGGCTAA
- the rpmA gene encoding 50S ribosomal protein L27 translates to MSKTKGGGSTRNGRDSNAQRLGVKVYDGGRVSAGSILVRQRGTKFHPGHNVGLGGDDTLFATADGVVKFGRRAGRKLVDVLTD, encoded by the coding sequence ATGTCCAAGACCAAGGGCGGCGGCTCGACCCGCAACGGCCGCGACTCCAACGCACAGCGACTAGGGGTCAAGGTCTACGACGGCGGTCGGGTTAGTGCCGGCAGCATCCTGGTCCGGCAGCGGGGCACCAAGTTCCATCCGGGCCACAACGTGGGCCTGGGCGGCGACGACACACTGTTCGCCACAGCCGACGGCGTGGTGAAGTTCGGCCGACGGGCTGGCCGCAAGCTGGTGGACGTCCTCACCGACTGA